Genomic segment of Apium graveolens cultivar Ventura chromosome 7, ASM990537v1, whole genome shotgun sequence:
ACTTGAAGACAGGAGACAAGAAGGTGTTAATAAGAAAATACCTTTCCCCAATAATTGAAGCTAACTTAGTGAATTTCCTGACCACGAAACTGGATGCTTTCGTATGGGAATATGATGATATAACATGAATAGATCCAGCTGTCATCACGCATAAGCTAACAGGAATAGTACAGAAAAATAATGGGAAATAGAGAGTTTGTGTTGACTACACGGACTTAAACAAGGCTTGTCCTAAAGACCCTTACCCGCTACCTCACATTGACACCATGGTAGACTCAACGGCTGGCCATGAGTTGCTGACGTTCTTGGATGCATCGAGTGGTTTCAATCAAATTCGAATGGAACCATCTGAATGTGAGAAGACTGCATTCATAACGGACAGGGGGATATATTGTTACTTAGCCATGCCTTTTGGACTAAGAAATGCTGGGGCTACATTTCAAAGGCTTGTCAAAAGAATGTTCAAGGACCAAATAGGGTAGACAATGGAAGTCTACATTGACGACATGGTTGTCAAATCTGTTAACGCAGAAAATCATGTTCTGATCTTCAAGAAGTGTTTGATATACTAAGGTCATACAACATGAAGTTGAACCCATCCAAATGCAACTTTGCTGTGTCATTAGGAAAGTTCCTTGGACATCTGGTGACAAGGAGAGGAATTGAAGCAAGTCCAGAACAAATCAAAgcaatttttaaattaaaaagcCCATCGAATGTCAAAGATGTCCAAAAACTGACGGGAAGAGTTGCGGCCTTGAACAGGTTCATTTCACGTTTGTCTGATAGGTGCAAACTTTTTTACGACGTGTTGAGAAAGAACAAAGGATTCTTATGGTCGGATAAACACGAAGCTGCTTTGAATGACTTGAAAAGCTATCTTACCACACCACCACTTCTGTCCAAGCTCATTCAAGGAGAGGACCTATTCATTTATTTATCCGTAACAGATCATGCAGTAAGTGGTGTTCTTGTGAAAGAAAGTGAAGGTGTCCAGTCACTTGTATACTACGTTAGCAAGAGCTTGGTGGATGCAGAAATAAGGTACACATCTCTTGAAAAGTTAGTACTTGCATCAACTATGACTTCCACTAAGTTGAGAAATTATTTTGAATCACACAAAAAACATGTCATGACGAACTTTCCTTTGAGAAATATTTTGAGTAAACCTGACCTGACAGGAAGAATGGAAAAATGGGCAATACATCTAAGTACCTACGACATCATGTATGACGCAAGGACAACAATAAAGTCACAAGCCTTAGATGACTTTGTGGCTGATTTTAGTCCAATCCAAATGACGACTGCTAAGCAAGAATTCCAACAAGCTCTCTCAAGAGTAGACACAAAGCCTTGGACATTGTACAGAGACGGGGCATCGAATTTAAATGAAACAGGATTGGGGCTTGTCCTCAAATCACCACAGGGGGATATGATAGCTCAATTAATATGTTGCGACTTTAAAGCTACAAACAACGAAGCTGAGTATGAGGCATTAATCATGGGACTCACAATTGCTAAAGACATGAAGATCAAAACTGTTTACGTCAACTGTGATTCGCTACTAATCGTTAATCACGTCAAAGGATCTTATGAAGCCAAAGATCCCAAGATGGTCGCATACCTGAACATCGCCAAAAGATTAAAAAATCACTTTGACAACTTCAGCATACAACAGATTCCAAGAGAAAATAACGTACAAGCTGATACATTAGCCAGGTTGGGAGCTGTGTCCAAGGGGTTAGACTTAAATAACATCCCAGTAGTCCACATCATGAAGCTTGCCATGAAAAGACTGGTTCTTGAATCAGAAATAATGGCTCTTGATCAACGTGATGACAATATAAGTGGAGATGCAACAACTGGATTAAGACATACAAAGACTATTTGTAGCTTGGTACAAAGCCAAGCAACAATAAGAAAGCAAGAATTCTCAGGATGAAAGCCTCAAGGTTTACAATCATAGATGGTATAATATTCAAAAAAATCCTCTACGGGGTTGCTCCAGAGATGTCTGAGAAGACATGAGATAGACATGGTATTAAGGGATGCACACAAAGGAGAATGTGGAAACCACACTAATGGAAGAAATCTCTCTTTAAAAATTATACGTTTGGGTTATTATTGGTCGACATTAAGATAGGATGCACCAGATTATGCAA
This window contains:
- the LOC141673222 gene encoding uncharacterized protein LOC141673222, with protein sequence MVDSTAGHELLTFLDASSGFNQIRMEPSECEKTAFITDRGIYCYLAMPFGLRNAGATFQRLVKRMFKDQIGKSCSDLQEVFDILRSYNMKLNPSKCNFAVSLGKFLGHLVTRRGIEASPEQIKAIFKLKSPSNVKDVQKLTGRVAALNRFISRLSDRCKLFYDVLRKNKGFLWSDKHEAALNDLKSYLTTPPLLSKLIQGEDLFIYLSVTDHAVSGVLVKESEGVQSLVYYVSKSLVDAEIRYTSLEKLVLASTMTSTKLRNYFESHKKHVMTNFPLRNILSKPDLTGRMEKWAIHLSTYDIMYDARTTIKSQALDDFVADFSPIQMTTAKQEFQQALSRVDTKPWTLYRDGASNLNETGLGLVLKSPQGDMIAQLICCDFKATNNEAEYEALIMGLTIAKDMKIKTVYVNCDSLLIVNHVKGSYEAKDPKMVAYLNIAKRLKNHFDNFSIQQIPRENNVQADTLARLGAVSKGLDLNNIPVVHIMKLAMKRLVLESEIMALDQRDDNISGDATTGLRHTKTICSLEMDIVGKMPSTPGQKVFMLAMTDYFSKWIEAEAFKQVTSKKSDRTTPKTSTGQTPYCLVYETEAVLPTDVMIPIARYGLLMNDMNNTELSHDKDTVDELREMAKIRLVSYQQRVSYTYNKHVHIRTFRVGDMVLRKMFQNTMDVTAGKSLTLGNALTLSMSSLEMGLTGCRAWMGHKCRETGILCI